In Streptomyces nojiriensis, one genomic interval encodes:
- a CDS encoding DUF4396 domain-containing protein: MEHMHERHEGHTAHEGHTGHEEHHHPGSAQPHEHHASAHGAGGPVSWGMAARATLHCLTGCAIGEVLGMIIGTALGWGNAGTMILAIVLAFFFGYALTLRGILAAGVDLRTAVRVALAADTLSIAVMELIDNGVIALWPGAMDAHLSDPLFWIVLAIALAAAFVITTPVNKWMIGRGKGHAVVHRYHH; encoded by the coding sequence ATGGAGCACATGCACGAGAGGCACGAGGGACACACGGCTCACGAAGGACACACGGGCCACGAAGAGCACCACCACCCCGGGTCCGCGCAGCCGCACGAGCACCACGCATCCGCGCACGGGGCCGGCGGCCCGGTCAGCTGGGGCATGGCCGCCCGGGCCACCCTCCACTGCCTCACCGGGTGCGCCATCGGCGAGGTGCTCGGCATGATCATCGGCACCGCGCTGGGCTGGGGGAACGCCGGGACGATGATCCTGGCGATCGTCCTCGCGTTCTTCTTCGGCTACGCGCTCACCCTGCGCGGGATCCTCGCCGCCGGCGTCGACCTCCGTACGGCCGTCCGGGTGGCGCTGGCCGCGGACACCCTTTCGATCGCCGTCATGGAGCTGATCGACAACGGGGTGATCGCCCTGTGGCCCGGCGCGATGGACGCGCACCTGTCGGACCCGCTGTTCTGGATCGTCCTGGCGATCGCGCTGGCGGCCGCCTTCGTGATCACGACCCCGGTCAACAAGTGGATGATCGGCCGCGGCAAGGGTCACGCGGTCGTGCACCGGTACCACCACTGA
- a CDS encoding sulfite oxidase-like oxidoreductase gives MGQPESRESPGAEQLELPPGQRLQRGWPVTHYGPVPKFKPDRWEFRVFGATADGDKHCWNHEEFTALPFDSVVADLHCVTKFSMQGAEWGGVLAREVLALAPPAPQVTHVMVWAEYGFSSNLRLADFASDRTVFATHEGGELLTAEHGFPVRLVVPHLYAWKGPKWVRGIEYMTADRRGFWEERGYHNIGDPWREQRYSYQEEPGEGPEL, from the coding sequence ATGGGTCAGCCGGAAAGCCGGGAATCTCCGGGAGCAGAGCAGCTGGAGCTTCCACCGGGGCAGCGGCTGCAGAGGGGCTGGCCGGTCACCCATTACGGGCCCGTACCCAAGTTCAAGCCGGACCGCTGGGAGTTCCGCGTCTTCGGCGCGACGGCCGACGGGGACAAGCACTGCTGGAACCATGAGGAGTTCACGGCCCTGCCGTTCGACTCCGTCGTGGCCGATCTGCACTGCGTCACGAAGTTCAGCATGCAGGGCGCCGAATGGGGCGGTGTGCTCGCCCGTGAGGTCCTCGCCCTGGCTCCCCCCGCACCGCAGGTCACGCATGTGATGGTGTGGGCCGAGTACGGCTTCAGCTCCAATCTGCGGCTGGCCGACTTCGCCTCCGACCGGACCGTTTTCGCCACCCACGAGGGCGGTGAACTGCTCACCGCCGAGCACGGTTTCCCGGTACGGCTGGTGGTCCCGCACCTGTACGCCTGGAAGGGCCCCAAGTGGGTCCGCGGCATCGAGTACATGACCGCCGACCGCCGCGGCTTCTGGGAGGAGCGCGGCTACCACAACATCGGCGACCCGTGGCGCGAGCAGCGCTACTCGTACCAGGAGGAGCCCGGGGAGGGCCCCGAACTGTAG